Proteins from a single region of Phycisphaeraceae bacterium D3-23:
- a CDS encoding metallophosphoesterase family protein gives MSDLPTVIVRLARLLLLLAMLLPALVAQAVTDRYRLSWRDDPATTMVIGWDQVDGWNSTLHWGTEDHGDSVTRYANASTPDIVQNYRGMNNHFVRLTGLQPDTAYYFVVKDSNSTSRRYWFRTAPSEPAPFAFVAGGDSRSNTPPRQEGNRLIAKLRPLFVSHGGDYMGEGTAEQWVQWFDDWQLTISEDGRMYPIVPTHGNHENRDMQMVYRLFDMQRPEMYHALNVGGSLLRLYTLNTEIVGNRTAWAAQRAWLEQDLIIHRESTWRIAQYHRPMRAHTSAKAEGTPQIAAWAQLFYDHGMDMVIECDTHMVKRTYPLRPSEEPGSFESFIRDDERGTVFIGEGSWGAPTRPADDDKPWTMASDSFYQFKWIQVSPEHIDVRSVKFENVAGVASVDDADPFAVPDGLVLWEPPTGTVLRLPFSTDDPTYTDGGYWAEVLSPRSQWRYSDLGELPGENWDDPAFDDAQWQSGPGRLGYGGDGEATILSFGDDPQDKHPTAYFRTTFNADELEGVAQLSIDVLADDGFILYLNGEEVGRRRMPDGEVIHSTYASAHAPSETHYDAIDIDPALLMDGENTLAVEVHQVAANSSDLALDARVRLLRKPESEE, from the coding sequence ATGAGTGACCTCCCGACCGTTATCGTGCGCCTGGCGCGGCTCCTGCTGCTCCTGGCGATGCTCCTCCCCGCCCTCGTCGCCCAGGCCGTGACCGACCGCTACCGCCTGTCGTGGCGCGACGACCCGGCGACGACGATGGTCATCGGCTGGGACCAGGTCGACGGCTGGAACTCCACCCTCCACTGGGGGACCGAGGACCACGGCGATTCCGTCACCCGGTACGCCAACGCATCGACGCCCGACATTGTCCAGAACTACCGCGGGATGAACAACCATTTCGTCCGCCTCACCGGGCTCCAGCCCGACACGGCGTACTACTTCGTGGTCAAGGACAGCAACTCGACGAGCCGACGCTACTGGTTCCGCACCGCGCCGAGCGAGCCCGCGCCCTTCGCCTTTGTCGCGGGCGGCGACTCGCGCTCCAACACGCCGCCGCGCCAGGAGGGCAACCGCCTGATCGCCAAGCTCCGCCCGCTCTTTGTCAGCCACGGCGGGGACTACATGGGCGAAGGTACCGCCGAGCAGTGGGTCCAGTGGTTCGACGACTGGCAGCTCACGATCTCCGAGGACGGCCGGATGTATCCGATCGTCCCGACGCACGGCAACCACGAAAACCGCGACATGCAGATGGTCTACCGGCTGTTCGATATGCAGCGACCGGAGATGTACCACGCGCTCAACGTCGGCGGCTCGCTCCTACGCCTCTACACACTCAATACCGAGATCGTCGGCAACCGCACCGCCTGGGCGGCGCAGCGCGCCTGGCTCGAACAAGACCTCATCATCCACCGCGAGAGCACCTGGCGCATCGCACAGTACCATCGACCGATGCGCGCCCACACCTCGGCCAAGGCCGAGGGCACCCCCCAGATCGCCGCGTGGGCCCAGCTCTTCTACGACCACGGCATGGACATGGTGATCGAGTGCGACACCCATATGGTCAAGCGCACCTACCCGCTACGCCCAAGCGAAGAGCCCGGCAGCTTCGAGAGCTTTATCCGCGACGACGAGCGCGGCACCGTCTTCATCGGCGAGGGCTCGTGGGGCGCGCCCACCCGACCGGCCGACGACGACAAGCCCTGGACCATGGCGAGCGATTCGTTCTACCAGTTCAAGTGGATCCAGGTCAGCCCCGAGCACATCGACGTGCGCTCCGTGAAATTCGAGAACGTCGCGGGCGTCGCGTCGGTCGACGACGCCGACCCGTTCGCCGTGCCCGACGGGCTCGTGCTCTGGGAGCCGCCGACGGGGACTGTGCTCCGGCTGCCGTTCAGCACGGACGACCCGACCTACACCGACGGGGGGTACTGGGCCGAGGTCCTGAGCCCGCGCTCGCAGTGGCGGTACTCGGACCTGGGCGAACTGCCCGGCGAGAACTGGGACGACCCGGCGTTTGACGATGCGCAGTGGCAAAGCGGCCCGGGCCGGCTGGGCTACGGCGGCGACGGCGAAGCCACTATCCTCAGCTTCGGCGACGACCCGCAGGACAAGCACCCCACGGCCTACTTCCGCACAACATTCAACGCAGACGAACTAGAGGGCGTCGCGCAGCTCAGCATCGACGTCCTCGCCGATGACGGATTCATCTTGTACCTCAACGGCGAGGAGGTCGGCCGACGACGCATGCCCGACGGCGAAGTCATCCACAGCACCTACGCCTCGGCCCATGCGCCGAGCGAGACGCACTACGACGCGATCGACATCGACCCGGCCCTGCTGATGGATGGCGAAAACACCCTGGCCGTCGAGGTCCATCAGGTCGCCGCCAACAGCAGCGACCTCGCGCTCGACGCGCGTGTGCGCTTGCTGCGTAAGCCCGAGTCGGAGGAGTAG